A DNA window from Helianthus annuus cultivar XRQ/B chromosome 15, HanXRQr2.0-SUNRISE, whole genome shotgun sequence contains the following coding sequences:
- the LOC110911349 gene encoding receptor-like protein 6: MEKSIHALMLILVLLVLESASLASDFSSLSHADECSLLFQFKESMSINSSVSIYDSRAYPKVASWNLNGSDGTGNCCLWDGVECRLGHVIGLDLSSSFLSGPISSNNSLFNLIHLRTLNLANNDFRSSQIPSGIGRLSQLIKLNLSYSFFSGEVPKQISHLRNLVSLDLRGNGYHSLKLQSSDFQNLVQNTSETLRELFLSEVNIDFVPDSLVNSSSLTSLVMSSCGLSGDFPTDILYLQKLQVLDVGGNDNLTGYIPEFHGNSELKQLIVAFAKFQGSIPASIGNLTHLNVLDLRSNAFTGTLPASVSNLTQLTYLDLSYNNFDRWKLPDWFGKLNKITYLDLLSVNLYGEIPSSFSNLTQLEHLDVSFNQLKGELSSSWMNFQNLELFYLAGNNVTANLYLFLSLKKLKSLNLSGNNITLSVIDSHINGTQPQFIYISLGYCNLKVFPEFLRFQHQLRNLYLANNNIEGLIPRWMWNISKNTLSELWLHQNLLMGFEQHSPVASWVNLRLLDLSHNMLHGEILMPPPTTEYFSVSNNNLTGGIPPSICDLLSLQLLDLSFNNIIGSIPPCLEKLSNSNLTVLNLRSNALHGTIPNIFANGSKLQFIDLSENILEGQVPRSLEDCKSLQILDLGYNFIGDVFPVWLGALPELQVLILRFNNFHGIIRRPSRIKVNFPKLRIIDLSYNSFSGDLPHQYFQEWSAMKESDTSAEYMLALIMEYDHSAVGYWLSIQITNKGVKTDYEKISEAFFAVDLSGNMFRGNIPESITTLSGLQLLNLSNNELSGTIPPSMGNLIHLESLDLSSNKLSGMIPQDLVRLNFLAVFNVSNNNLSGPIPQGKQFNTFLNNSYIGNQALCGFPSSKKCGDSEASKPPKASFEEDTESDFPNGVDWVVILIGVVIGLVIGLVYGDYLSIKYYKWFSQRSRR, translated from the coding sequence ATGGAAAAATCTATTCATGCACTTATGCTGATACTAGTACTACTTGTTCTTGAATCTGCCAGCTTGGCCAGTGACTTTTCTTCATTGAGCCATGCTGATGAGTGCTCTCTGTTATTCcaattcaaagagagcatgtctaTTAACAGTTCTGTATCCATCTATGATTCTCGTGCTTATCCAAAGGTTGCTTCATGGAACCTCAATGGATCAGATGGCACCGGAAATTGCTGCTTATGGGATGGGGTTGAGTGCCGGTTAGGTCATGTGATCGGGCTCGACTTGAGCAGCAGCTTTCTCTCTGGCCCCATCTCCTCCAATAATAGTCTGTTCAACCTCATTCATCTTCGCACACTAAACCTTGCAAATAACGATTTTCGTTCCTCTCAAATTCCTTCTGGAATAGGACGACTCTCGCAGTTAATAAAACTGAATCTGTCATATTCTTTTTTCAGTGGAGAGGTCCCAAAACAAATCTCGCATCTCAGGAATTTGGTTTCCTTGGATCTAAGGGGAAATGGGTACCACAGTCTAAAGCTGCAAAGTTCTGACTTCCAAAATCTAGTTCAAAATACAAGTGAGACTCTAAGAGAACTCTTTCTCTCAGAGGTCAACATTGATTTTGTACCAGATAGCTTGGTAAATTCATCTTCGTTAACATCACTTGTTATGAGTTCTTGTGGGCTGAGTGGTGATTTCCCAACAGATATACTTTACTTGCAAAAACTGCAAGTTCTTGATGTGGGAGGTAACGACAACCTTACTGGTTATATCCCTGAGTTTCATGGTAATAGTGAACTGAAACAACTGATTGTggcttttgcaaaatttcaaggatCCATACCAGCTTCAATCGGGAATCTCACACACTTGAATGTCCTGGATTTACGTAGCAATGCTTTCACTGGGACTCTACCTGCATCAGTAAGCAACCTGACACAGCTCACATATTTGGACCTCTCCTACAATAATTTTGATAGATGGAAGCTGCCTGATTGGTTTGGTAAGCTAAACAAGATCACTTATTTGGATCTTTTAAGTGTCAACCTGTATGGTGAAATTCCATCATCATTTTCTAATCTGACCCAACTTGAACACTTAGACGTTTCCTTCAATCAGTTAAAAGGAGAACTTTCAAGCTCATGGATGAATTTCCAAAACTTAGAATTATTTTATTTGGCTGGTAACAATGTCACAGCAAACCTTTACTTATTTCTTTCTCTTAAGAAGCTTAAATCTCTGAATTTAAGTGGAAATAATATCACACTTTCAGTCATAGATAGCCACATAAATGGAACTCAGCCACAGTTCATATATATATCGTTGGGATACTGTAACTTGAAAGTCTTTCCTGAATTTCTACGGTTTCAACATCAACTGAGGAACTTGTACCTTGCTAACAATAATATTGAGGGCCTGATACCCAGATGGATGTGGAACATTAGCAAGAATACACTGAGTGAACTTTGGCTTCATCAAAATCTCCTAATGGGTTTTGAGCAACATTCACCGGTTGCTTCTTGGGTTAATTTACGGTTACTGGACTTGAGTCACAACATGCTGCATGGAGAGATTCTGATGCCACCACCAACAACCGAGTACTTTTCTGTCTCAAACAATAATCTGACCGGAGGAATTCCACCATCCATATGTGACTTGTTGTCTCTCCAGTTGCTTGATTTGTCATTCAACAACATTATTGGCTCCATTCCTCCATGCTTGGAGAAATTAAGCAATTCAAATTTGACAGTGTTGAATCTAAGAAGCAACGCTTTGCACGGAACCATTCCCAACATATTCGCCAATGGAAGTAAGCTTCAGTTTATTGATTTAAGTGAAAATATACTCGAGGGGCAGGTACCTAGATCATTGGAGGATTGTAAATCACTCCAGATCCTAGATCTTGGATATAATTTTATAGGGGACGTGTTCCCGGTATGGTTGGGAGCACTTCCAGAGCTACAAGTTCTCATTCTCAGGTTCAACAATTTTCATGGTATTATAAGAAGACCAAGTAGAATCAAAGTCAACTTCCCAAAATTGCGTATTATTGACCTCTCATACAATTCATTTTCCGGTGATTTGCCACATCAGTATTTCCAGGAGTGGTCAGCAATGAAAGAGTCCGATACGAGTGCAGAATATATGTTAGCATTGATCATGGAATATGATCACTCTGCGGTAGGTTATTGGTTATCGATTCAGATAACTAACAAAGGGGTAAAGACAGATTATGAGAAGATTTCAGAAGCCTTTTTTGCAGTTGATCTTTCAGGTAACATGTTTAGAGGGAATATTCCAGAGTCTATTACAACTCTCAGTGGTCTTCAGTTGCTCAACCTTTCTAATAATGAGCTTTCTGGTACCATTCCACCATCCATGGGGAATCTCATACACCTTGAATCATTGGATCTTTCTAGTAACAAGCTCTCCGGAATGATACCACAAGACTTGGTACGACTGAATTTCCTTGCCGTCTTTAATGTATCCAACAACAACCTCAGTGGACCCATACCACAAGGTAAACAGTTCAATACATTTTTGAACAACTCTTACATCGGAAATCAGGCATTGTGTGGATTCCCTTCATCAAAGAAATGTGGTGATTCAGAAGCATCAAAGCCTCCAAAAGCTTCCTTCGAAGAAGATACCGAGTCTGACTTTCCAAATGGAGTTGATTGGGTTGTGATACTTATTGGTGTTGTGATTGGGCTAGTGATTGGACTTGTTTATGGGGATTATCTAAGCATAAAGTATTACAAGTGGTTTTCTCAAAGATCCAGAAGGTGA
- the LOC110909997 gene encoding receptor-like protein kinase FERONIA — protein sequence MRNPDRCRRLDVFPCFLLFGFVTHVVLAANYVPSDKILLNCGANGELSDDDGRKWTSDVGSRFALAGADSIVSDAATQKPSVPTVPFMTARIFRSEFTYSFPVAPGRKFVRLYFYPSSYAKFNASQGVFSVVSGTYTLLKNFSAYETTNNLNYDFISKEYSVNVDSGTLNLTFTPASGTPDSYAFVNGIEIVSHPDIYSSDGNTMIVGINTPFDINNDTVLENVYRLNVGGQSISPSGDTGLFRPWAGDTQYIFGAGVGVPVATDPNITISYPSGMPDYVAPVDVYKTARSMGPTPAVNMGYNLSWYFDVDTGFSYLVRLHFCEVAPEISKVNQRVFEIFINNQTAETEADVIAWATKKEVPVFKDYVVFFGGGAPRQDLWLALHPNAASKSQYYDAILNGVEIFKINASDGNLAGSLPSPAPVQPIIDPDRGASIKSGKSNKTGLIGGGVGGGIAVVILIGLFVCFLTRKSKKQKDPSSSDGPSGWLPLSLYGNSHSSGSTAKTNTTGSYASSLPSNLCRHFSFSEIKAATKNFDESLLLGVGGFGKVYKGEIDGGTTKVAIKRGNPLSDQGVNEFQTEIEMLSKLRHRHLVSLIGYCEDNNEMILVYDYMAHGTLREHLYKTQNQPLPWKQRLEICIGAARGLHYLHTGAKHTIIHRDVKTTNILLDEKWVAKVSDFGLSKTGPALDHTHVSTVVKGSFGYLDPEYFRRQQLTDKSDVYSFGVVLFEILCARPALNPTLPKEQVSLAEWAQHCHTKGILDQIIDPFLKGRISPECFKKVAETAVKCVADQGIERPSMGDVLWNLEFALQLQESAEDSGGNVSLGLETSVYDEVPLKGKAGGGDYDENVTDSRSTGMSMSIGGRSLASEDSDGLTPSAVFSQIMNPKGR from the coding sequence ATGAGAAATCCGGATAGGTGTCGCCGGCTGGATGTCTTCCCTTGCTTTCTGCTATTCGGCTTTGTGACTCATGTGGTTTTAGCTGCTAATTATGTCCCATCGGATAAAATCTTATTAAATTGTGGTGCGAATGGTGAATTAAGTGATGACGATGGTAGGAAGTGGACCTCCGATGTAGGGTCGAGATTCGCATTAGCAGGTGCAGATTCCATAGTATCAGATGCAGCTACTCAAAAACCTTCTGTTCCAACGGTCCCGTTCATGACAGCACGTATTTTCCGATCTGAATTCACCTACAGCTTTCCGGTAGCTCCAGGAAGAAAATTCGTACGCCTTTACTTCTATCCCTCGTCTTACGCCAAGTTTAACGCCTCCCAAGGTGTCTTCTCTGTTGTGTCTGGAACATACACCCTTTTGAAGAACTTCAGTGCATACGAAACCACAAATAATTTGAATTATGACTTCATCTCGAAGGAATATTCTGTGAACGTCGATTCCGGGACTTTGAATTTGACATTTACTCCTGCTTCAGGAACTCCCGATTCATATGCATTTGTTAACGGTATCGAAATCGTTTCGCATCCCGATATTTATTCGTCTGATGGAAATACCATGATTGTTGGTATCAACACGCCTTTCGATATCAACAATGACACGGTTCTCGAAAACGTCTATCGGTTAAACGTTGGCGGTCAGTCTATTTCACCGTCTGGTGATACCGGGCTTTTTAGACCGTGGGCTGGTGATACACAATACATATTTGGGGCGGGTGTTGGGGTTCCTGTGGCTACTGACCCGAACATCACTATCAGTTATCCTTCGGGTATGCCCGATTATGTAGCACCGGTTGACGTGTACAAAACCGCCAGGTCAATGGGTCCAACCCCAGCGGTCAACATGGGTTACAATCTGAGTTGGTACTTCGATGTTGACACGGGCTTTTCGTACCTTGTTAGACTCCATTTCTGTGAAGTTGCTCCGGAAATAAGCAAGGTTAACCAACGCGTGTTTGAAATCTTCATAAACAATCAAACTGCTGAGACCGAAGCGGATGTAATTGCGTGGGCAACAAAAAAAGAGGTTCCGGTGTTTAAAGATTACGTTGTCTTTTTTGGTGGGGGAGCTCCAAGACAAGATCTATGGCTAGCACTGCATCCAAACGCCGCATCAAAATCACAATATTATGATGCAATCTTGAACGGTGTTGAGATATTTAAGATAAACGCGAGTGACGGTAATCTTGCTGGATCACTTCCATCACCAGCTCCAGTACAACCAATCATTGATCCCGATAGAGGAGCGTCTATAAAGTCCGGTAAATCTAACAAAACCGGGTTgattggtggtggtgttggtggtggcATTGCTGTAGTTATCCTCATcggtttgtttgtttgctttttGACCCGTAAAAGCAAGAAACAAAAGGATCCGAGCTCTAGTGATGGCCCGTCGGGCTGGCTACCACTTTCATTATACGGAAACTCACATTCTTCGGGCTCTACCGCGAAAACAAACACCACCGGTAGCTATGCTTCCTCCCTACCGTCAAACTTATGCCGCCACTTCTCGTTTTCGGAGATCAAAGCTGCCACTAAAAACTTCGATGAATCTCTACTTCTCGGTGTTGGTGGATTCGGTAAAGTTTACAAAGGCGAAATAGACGGTGGGACAACGAAAGTTGCCATCAAACGAGGAAACCCGTTATCCGATCAAGGTGTAAACGAATTTCAAACGGAAATCGAAATGCTTTCAAAGCTTCGTCACCGCCACCTCGTATCATTAATCGGCTATTGTGAAGATAACAACGAAATGATTTTGGTGTATGATTACATGGCACACGGGACCCTTCGTGAGCATCTTTACAAAACCCAAAACCAACCGTTACCTTGGAAGCAACGGCTCGAGATTTGCATAGGTGCGGCCCGCGGGCTCCATTATCTCCACACGGGTGCTAAACACACCATCATCCATCGTGATGTTAAAACGACTAACATTCTACTAGATGAGAAATGGGTCGCCAAAGTTTCCGATTTCGGGCTCTCAAAAACCGGGCCCGCTTTGGATCACACTCACGTAAGCACGGTGGTCAAAGGTAGTTTCGGGTATTTAGATCCCGAATACTTTAGAAGACAACAACTGACCGATAAATCCGATGTGTACTCGTTTGGGGTGGTCCTGTTTGAGATATTATGTGCTCGACCCGCTTTAAACCCGACACTACCGAAAGAACAAGTGAGCTTAGCTGAATGGGCTCAACACTGCCACACAAAGGGTATTCTTGACCAAATCATCGACCCGTTTCTAAAAGGAAGAATCTCACCGGAATGCTTCAAGAAAGTGGCGGAGACCGCCGTGAAGTGTGTTGCCGACCAAGGGATCGAGCGTCCGTCCATGGGTGACGTGTTGTGGAACCTCGAATTCGCTCTGCAACTTCAGGAGAGTGCGGAAGACAGTGGCGGCAATGTGTCATTGGGTTTGGAAACTAGTGTTTATGATGAGGTGCCACTTAAAGGGAAGGCGGGTGGCGGTGATTATGACGAAAATGTGACGGATTCTCGAAGCACCGGGATGTCGATGAGCATTGGCGGGAGGAGTTTGGCTAGTGAAGATTCCGATGGGTTGACACCGAGTGCGGTGTTTTCGCAGATTATGAACCCGAAAGGTCGTTAA